The Corynebacterium auriscanis genome includes the window GCGGGCGAGCTTGCTGATCTCGAAAGCCAGGGTGACCGCCTCAACGGCCTTGTTGGCAGCGACGTACGCATCCTGAGCATTGACCCCAGCCTTACGCGCCGAAGTGATGGCCTTATCAGCCTCAGCAGCAGCATCGTCAGCTGCTTTGGCGCTACGGCGGGCATGCTCGGCGGCGTCTTTGGCTGCCTGCCGGGCTCGGTCGACCAGTGATTTGATGCGAACGACAAGCCCATCAACTTCGTTGGAGGCAGCCCGTGCGCGTGCTGCGGCCGCGCGGGCACGGGCTGCACCGGCCCTGGCATCAGCTGCGGCGGCGTCGCCATCATCGGCAGCGGCAGCAGCATCACTGGCAGCAACGGCCGCCGCATCGGCGTTTCCTGCCGCAGAAGAGGCTGCCGAGCCTGCCGATTGTGCATAACCCCACGCGGCATCAGCGTGGACGAAAGATCGCGCGGCCTTATCCGCAGCAGCCGCGGCATTGCGTGCGTTTTCCGCAGCGATGCGGGCCTGGCGGGCCTGGGAGGCATCCATCCCCGCCGCCGAGGCGCGGGCGGAGGCCTCTTGAGCAGCAATACGCGCCCTAGAGGCCGCAGAAACAGCCCGCGACAGAGCATCAGCGGTGTGTTGGAGTGCGGTGCGTGCATCGGCGGCCGCAGCGACCGCGTTATCGGCAGCCAGTGCTGATTGGTTGGCGAGCTTGCCTGCTTGTGCTGCGGCATTGCCTGCCCGGACCTGGGCCGCGTCGGCGGCGTGGGCTTCGGTCTTGGACCGTTCGGTGGCCAGGCGTGCGGCGTCGGTGGCGCGCTTGGCTTGATCGGCGTTTTGGGCTGCCAGGCTGGCGGCGTTTTTTGCCTTATCGGCTTCAGTGACAGCACTGCCCACGAGCTCTTCGATGCTCATCTTTTCGGCGTCTTGAGCAGCGGCGACGAATTGTCCATAGCGCAAATAAGACTCGATGGCGGTATCGGTGCCAGTGCGGATTGCCTCTTTAGCGCCGCGGGCGACGGCAGGAGAGGTTGACCGGGTCAGGGCGTAGACCTCGCGACGGCGATCGTGGGCTGTGGCGACGTCTTGACCGGTGGAGGCGAACTCGCTGAGCGCCTCGGCCGTGTTGGTCTGCAGTGCTTGGTCGGCTGCCCTTTTGAGGCTGCTGCCTGCTGGTGCTTGGGAGGCGCGCCAGGTGATATCCCGATCGTCGACCTGTTGGGCTTGAGCCCAGCCGGAATCGATGAACGTGGCCAGTGATTGTTCGTCACCGGCATCGGTGGCTTTTTTCGCCGCGGCTTGGACGGCTGGACCCGAGACTGCAGAGATGGTCACCACGATCTGGCGGAGGTCTTGGATCCGGGCTTCGAGCATGCCGCCGTGTGTGTAGGCCTCCAGTGCGGCGTCTCCGCCGCGCAAGGCTGCTTCTGCGGCCGCGCGGGAGGAGGTGAAGTTAGTGCCGAGCATGTCGACGGCGAATGCACGTGCTTGTTGCTTGTCGTGGATGTCGCTGACAGCGCGCGACTCATCAGCCGCAGCAATACCTTGAGCACCGGAGACTTCGGCGCCCAAAGCCACGACCACAATGATGGTTATGATAGAGACACACCACGTCGCGAGCGTGCGTGCCAGTCGGGTTGCCGTGGCGGGGGAGGAGGTGGGGGTGTGTACTGCTGGCACGCGGTGAGTCATAACGGGAGTGTCATTTCTTTGACTTTTGAATCAGAAAGGAAAAAGGAACAAAGGCAGACTGGTCTACAGAAAAAAGGGGTTAAGGGCGTGCCAAGGCGTGGTCGCTAAACCACCGACTATCGGCCGAATCCACCGTGCCGAGGGTCAGCTTGCCTTGGCTGGTCACGGCCAGTGCCTTGGTGCGGTCGGCGGCCCATACCAGGCGGGTGGAAGTCACCGGAGTGGTAGCGGGGTTGGCGCACCAGGTGGCACCCGCTGCCTTAGGTGCCAGGGATAGTGAGAAGCTGGTGGGGCTGGTGGCCTGCAGGTACATGCCGGGGTAGGCAGCCGATTGCAGGGACACACAGGCCGGATCGGATAGGCCCTTGGTGACAAGGAAGGATCCATCGAGGCGGTCGAGGAATGAGCTGTTGCGCGTTAGTGCTGTGGCGGTGGCTCCAGCCCAGGTCACCCGGACGATTCGGCCGGGGGTCGTCGGCGATGCCGAGCGCAAGGAGACGTAGTTCGGTGTGACAGTAGTCCCCGGGGTCAGGGTCGCGGTGGACGCGCCGTTGCTGGTGCCCACCGGAAAGACGTGTAACTCCACGATGGTGGATCCGGCGTTGTTGACATCCACGCTTTTGACCTGTCCTGGGGCAACAGTGTCTTGCCAGTAAACAGCCCCATCGGGCAGCTTGAAGGCCACGTTGAAGGGAACGGTGAGGTTGTTGACCACACCGTAAGACCCGGTGATGTTGACCGCTGCCCAACCGGTGGGCTTGACCAGCCCGAAGCAGGCCGAGAAGGTGGAAAACGACGAGGAATCAACACGGATCTGTTGGGGTTGGGCCCCACAGTGCTGCTGGACGATACCGCCGTCACCGGCGAGGATGACGACAGCGTCATCGGCGTGGGCTGTGGGGGTGATGCTGATGCTGGTAGCAAGGAGAGCAGAGCCGATTAGGCTGCAGCGGTGACGGGGTGATGGAGACATAATGGTTGGGGGTTTTCTGGTGCTTTCGTTAACGAGGGACAACAGCGCAGAAGTGTTAAGGGGTCACGGGCGCGTAAACGGTAGTAGACGTGGGCAAGGAAGTGCGCAGGGTGCTGGCGAATTCGCTAAAGACCTGGGTGCCGACGTGATCAGAAATAAACGGTCCTGCCACCCGTGAGCTGGAGGTCTCTCCAAAGGCCTCGACGATCAGGCGCACCCAGGTTTTGTCTGATCCCACGTAGGCACTGCGCTGGGTATCGTCGGTGAACACCACGGCGGGTTCTGCGGTGGTGGGGTTGGTGACGGTGTCGAAGCGGATGTTGAGGATCCGGCCTTGGCCTTCGGGGTGGCCGGCTTGGGTAGTCAAGGTGAAACCGGTGTCGGCGATGCGGGTGACGGTGGCTGGCCCGGTGATCCCGCCAGCTGTGGGGAGGGTGCAGGTGGCACCGACGGTCAGGGCATCAGGACATCCCGGCAAGGGAAAGTACTGTCCCATGTTCTGGGTCACTTCACGGTGAGCACCTGCCGGATGGATACCGGGAGCCTGGTCGGTACGGAACAGGGGATAGATCTGCCGGTAGCTGGAATAAGCAGCGTTGTCGAAACGCTGGAGGACCTGGCCGGTGGCAGGAAAGATCTGGATGGATCCCTTGTGGAAATCTTGTTTGACACTGCCGTTGATCTCGTAGCGGTCGGATATGGGGTAGCCGAGCTTTCCCTTTTCCCAGCCGTTAGCACCCCAGATATCGAACACGTCCTTTTCGATGATCCATGCGCCGGTGGTGGCGGTCCAGTAAATAAAGCCGTTATCGAAGCGGTTGAAACGGCCACGCTTATCCGGGGTTACTATTTCATCGGTTTGCGGGTAACCAAGCTTGCCGGTTTCCCAGCCCTGGGCGGCCCACTTGTCTTTGATCGCTCCGCCGATGCGATGGGCATCAGAGTTCGGCGACCAGTAGATCGAGCCGCCTTGGAAATGGTTAAACCGGCCGACCTTGTCGGGTGTGGTGATTTCATCTGTGATGGGGTAGCCCAACGAGGACCGTTCCCAGCCCAATGAAGACCATTTATCACGGATGCGGCCTTCAACAGCATGAGCGATGCCACGGTCAACCTTCGCATGCCAATAAATCGAGGCATTATTCCGAAAATGCTGAAAACGACCACTACTCGCGGCGATGGACTCCGAGGTAGTGGCATTACCGAAGTGCCCCACACCCCCAAGACGGTGGAACGCCTCCTCAATTCTGCCGCCGATGGGGTACCCATGCACCACCGTGGCGTAAGCAGGGGTTGATGCCACTAGGGCAGTAGCCAGCGTCGCAGCAGCGATACACGTCGTGTGCCTGCGCAGCGTAGTGAAAACCAGATTCGTCACGGATGTCAACGTAAAAGACTTTTCCCACCCCACGCAGAGCATTGAACTACCCCTCGGGAATTTCTTTACCCCCTTATTGCCAGCATATTTCCCACTTCCAACCCATACACCACAACTAGCTGCACTTTCTCTACCCCATTACGTTCTAAGTAGTTCCACCGGAGGGTTCCGAGGATTCATTGCGTAGTCCCCTAATCAGAGCGGGTTATGTTTACTCCGTTCCCTCATTTCCTTCGGGACTGGAGGAACGAGTCGCTGGCTTCGGTATGGCTCTTATTTGCCCTGTCTGAAAATGATCCGGCCGGTGATGCCGCCGAAGGCAGTGACATACTCCAACTGCTAATAGGAACCTGATCCACGCCACTGGTTGGTGTGAGATCTCAAAGTAATGTGGATGCCAGCACGAAGTATGTCCGACCAACCCCAGCGACGAAGCAGATCACCGCTTATCTATCGCTAGGAGTACCACCATGACATACCGCTATGTCATCGGCATGGACGTCGGCAAATACTTTCACCACGCCTGCGTCCTGGATGAACACGGCACCCAGGTCCTATCCAAGCAAGTCAACCAACACGAAAAATCTTTACGGGACCTCTTTGCCTCATTCATCGACAAAGTCGACCAGTCCCACGACGTGTTAGTTGTCGTTGACCAGCCCAACAACATCGGCCGACTCACCGTCGCTATCGCCGAATCCATGGGCACCACCGTGCGCTACCTACCAGGTCTAGCGATGCGCCAACTCTCACGTATCCATGTCGGCAATGCCAAAACAGATGTCCGCGATGCCTACGTTATCGCCCATGCCGGGCTGAACCTGCCGGAATCACTGCGCATGGTTGACCGTGTCGATGAAGTTTTCCTCAAACTCAAGGCCCTTAACGGTATTGATGAAGATCTCGCCAGGGCATACACCCGCCTGATTAACCAGATACGCTCAGCACTGGTCGGAACTTACCCTGAGTTCGAACGAGTCCTGCGCGGGCAGGTCATCCACCGCAAATGGATACTTCAGCTCCTCGCCAAGTATGGCGGACCCACCAAGATCCGCAGACTCGGCACATCCAGGGTCAATGCCTTCGCCAGACGCCATCGGGCACGGAATCCAGAAGCCATCGTTGATGCCATGTTCGCAGCGTTTACCAGCCAAACAGTACAGATACCCGGGGCAGAATACGCCGAACTCGGTGTCGCGATGTCAGCCACTGATGCTCTTGCGAAAAAGGAGCACCGCAAGAAAATCGAGGACCACGTACTCGCCCTGATTCAAGACATTCCTCACACCGAGATTCTGCTGTCGATGCCGGGCATCGGGCCGAAATCTGCAGCACAGATCCTTATGACTGTGGGAGATATGTCGGATTTCCCGTCTGCTGCGCATTTGGCGTCGTACGCAGGTCTGTCACCTAGGACAAATCAATCAGGCACATCCATCATGTCCAACAGTCTGAACCGAGCTGGCAATAAAAAATTAAAGAACGCTCTATGGCAATCGTCTTTTGCATCAATCAGATTCCACGAACGTTCACGCCAATTCTACGAACGAAAGCGAAAACAAGGCAAGAGACATAACGCCGCAGTCGTCGCCTTATCCCGCAGACGGCTCAACGTCTTATTCGCCATGATGCGCAACGGAGAGCTCTACCGCGAGATCACACCGGAGGTCATCGCCGCAGCATAAAACCACAGATTCAAAAAACCGACTAGGTCAACCCCAGCCGGCCCTTCAGCATGCCGTTAATCAGACACAGTCAAGCACCACGGTCACCCCTGAACACTCCACCCGCGGGCTTGACTAACTAGATAGGAACACCCCCCAGCCCAACACAGCGGGGGTAATAAAAAGACATCAGAATCCCAAAGGCTTAGTAGAGTAGCCATCAATTCTGGGGGTTTTAATAATAATTAAAGAATCGGACAAGGTAAGCCTCGACACCCTCACTCCTCCCACCCGATGCCTACTAGGTTGGCCATAGGACCACTGATAAACTCAAGGGCATGTCCCAGCACCGTTCTTCCCAGCATGAACGAGACGCTGCGGTTACCGATCTAGCCCTACGCGCAGCCGCCGGTGACCGCGGCGCGCTCACTGAGTTTATCGCTGCGACCCATGATGACGTGTGGCGCCTTCTAGCGCACCTCGCCGATACTGATCGCGCTGATGACCTCACCCAGGAAACCTACTTGCGCGTGCTCAGCGCACTACCCCGTTTCGCCGCGCGATCCAGCGCGCGCACGTGGATCCTTTCCTTGGCCCGGCGCGTGTGGGTAGACAACATCCGTCACGAAATGGCCCGTCCCCGCAGCACCGGTGCAGAGCTGCAAGACGTGGCGCAAACCTCCGTCTCCCCACAAACCACGGGCGGTTCCGCATGGGCGGAATGGGTGGATACCCGCGCCCTCATCGATCAGCTGGACGAGCAGCGCCGCGAGGCCCTTATCCTCACCCAGATGCTGGGCTACAGCTACGAGGAAGCCTCCCATATCGCGAACGTCCGGGTGGGCACCATCCGTTCACGCGTGGCCCGCGCCCGGGCTGACCTTGTAGAGATGGCCACCGTAGCAAAACAACAACCCCGCGCCGCTTCGTCCTCATAAACCCGCGCTGGGGACCAACTCCGCACTACACCACCTCTGTCGGGTGTCCTCGCTAGGCTGGTGCCCATGTTCAATGCATACACCACGGGCTTGGCCACCAAGCTTCGCTCCACCACACAGTTTCACCACACCCTCCCCTACACCGCCCAGCAGCTGTGGGATTACCACTCTCGCCCAGGGGTCGTCGCCCGCCTCACCCCGGGTTACAGCCGTATGAAGGTCATCAAACAAGCCGATAATTTACGCGACGGCCTCACCGTATTCGACCTTCCCGCCCCACCCCTCACGTGGAATGGCCAGCACGACCCGGCAGCTTTCGAGGATGGCCATCAATTCCGCGATGTCTGCAAAACTCCAGGTCTCGGGGCACTTTCGGGTTGGACCCACACGCATATTTTTTCCGACGCCACCCCGGGCCCAACCACGCCCTCCCCACAAATCACGAACCTCTTTGAATCCGGTGCCGGCTCGGCGACTATCACCGACAAAATCACCACGAACCTACCCGCGTTCCTTGCCACGCGGGCTTTACGACCTGTCTTTTCCTATCGTCAGCACCAGTTGCAGCAAGACTTACAGCGCGGCGAAGAGCTCGCCGCGCTTGCGCCGCAGCCGCTGACCGTTGCGGTCAGCGGTGCGTCCGGCCTCGTCGGCACCCAAGTCTGCGCGATGTTGAACCAACTAGGCCATAAGGTGATCGAGCTCAGCCGCCATGCGCAACACGATTCCGCCACAGTACGCGCTTGGAATCCGAACTCCCCTTCCCCGAACCTGCTGCGCGACGTAGATGTATTGATTCATTTGGCGGGTCACCCCATTGCTGGGCGGTTCACGGAAGACCACCTCGACAAAGTTGAGGGATCGCGCGTGGGCCCCACCCAGAAGCTAGCGCAGTTGGTGGCGGAAACAGACAGCATCATAACATTTGTTTGCGCTTCTGCCGTGGGCTTTTATGGGCATACTCGCCCGAATGAAGTTGATGAACTAGCTGGTGTTGGTGAAGGGCGGCTCGCGGGCGTCGTCAAAAAATGGGAAGAAGCAACGCACGTGGCCACGGCAGCCGGAAAGCGGGTAGTGAATGTCCGCAGTGGGCTTGTGATCGCCGGTGGGTCGCCGTTGGTGGATTTGTTGCAACTCAATGTGCGGATAGGTGGTGGCAAGCTGGGCTCCGGCCGCCAGCATTTTGCGTGGATAGCGATTGATGACGCGGTGGATATCTACATCCGTGCTGCACTGGATGAGAAACTGCGCGGGCCAGTCAATGCGGTGGCACCGGAAATCGTCACGAATGCGCAGTTCACGCGACAATTAGCGAAAGTCGGCGGAGGCTTTCCGCTCATTCCTGTGCCGAAAGTCGCGCCGAAGCTGCTGTTAGGTGAAGATGGTGCGCGGGAATTGGCTCTGGCCGACCAGAATGTGGTGCCGAACGTCTTGTTAGATCTTGGCCACCGGTTCCGTTATCCGACGGTGCGTTCGGCGCTACGGCATGAGCTGCTGCGCGAGCGACTGCTGGGATAGCACTTGGTAGAGGCTGGTTGGTGCGGGTGGCTGGCACATGCTGGTTGGTGCGGGCGCGCACACGTGAACTGATCGATGCGGTCCGCTGATCTAGGGCGGCCAAGCGCCGGGCGGCACGCGCAACCCCGCCTGGCACAAGGTGGCCAAGCGCCGGGCGGCACGCGCAACCCCGCCTGGCACAGGGCGGCCATTTGTTAGTCTCTCCATCAATGCCACGCTGCAGTCGTGTGATCAACGCAGTGCAGTCGTGCCGGGCGTGGTCTGTAGCAAAGCTGCCCCCAACGCTCGATCCGGCCGAGCGTGCAGTCGTGCCGGGCGTGGTCTGTAGCAAAGCTGCCCCCAACGCTCGATCCGGCCGAGCGTGCAGCCGTGCCGGGCGTGGTCTGTAGACTCAGAAACATGACTCAGACCAGCGATGCTTCTGCCCCCGTTCTCGGTTCTGCGCCCGGCGAATTATCCTCCGCGCCCACATTGCTGCACTCCGCTGACAGGGATGCAACTACTGGACTGCTGGTGCTCTCGTTCGGCGGTCCAGAACAGTCCGAACAGGTCGTCCCGTTCTTGGAAAACGTCACCCGCGGTCGTGGAATCCCGCGCGCGCGTTTGGAAAAGGTCGGGGAACACTACTTCACGCTCGGTGGTCGCTCCCCCATCAATGATCAAAACAAGCAGCTCATTGACAATATTGCCCGAGAGCTGCAGGAACGGGATTTGCATCTGCCGGTGTACTTCGGCAATCGCAACTGGGAACCCTACGTGGAAGATGCCATCACGCAGGCCGCGAAGGACGGCATTACCCAGCTTTACGTCTTCGCTACCAGCGCGTGGGGCGGGTACTCCGGTTGCAACCAGTACCAAGAAGACATAACCCGCGCACTGGATTACTGTCGCAGCGCCGGTATCGCACCGCCCGAGGTACAACGGTTATCCCAATTCCACGCAAACCCCACGTTCATCGCAGCT containing:
- a CDS encoding AbfB domain-containing protein, producing the protein MSPSPRHRCSLIGSALLATSISITPTAHADDAVVILAGDGGIVQQHCGAQPQQIRVDSSSFSTFSACFGLVKPTGWAAVNITGSYGVVNNLTVPFNVAFKLPDGAVYWQDTVAPGQVKSVDVNNAGSTIVELHVFPVGTSNGASTATLTPGTTVTPNYVSLRSASPTTPGRIVRVTWAGATATALTRNSSFLDRLDGSFLVTKGLSDPACVSLQSAAYPGMYLQATSPTSFSLSLAPKAAGATWCANPATTPVTSTRLVWAADRTKALAVTSQGKLTLGTVDSADSRWFSDHALARP
- a CDS encoding LGFP repeat-containing protein, translating into MTNLVFTTLRRHTTCIAAATLATALVASTPAYATVVHGYPIGGRIEEAFHRLGGVGHFGNATTSESIAASSGRFQHFRNNASIYWHAKVDRGIAHAVEGRIRDKWSSLGWERSSLGYPITDEITTPDKVGRFNHFQGGSIYWSPNSDAHRIGGAIKDKWAAQGWETGKLGYPQTDEIVTPDKRGRFNRFDNGFIYWTATTGAWIIEKDVFDIWGANGWEKGKLGYPISDRYEINGSVKQDFHKGSIQIFPATGQVLQRFDNAAYSSYRQIYPLFRTDQAPGIHPAGAHREVTQNMGQYFPLPGCPDALTVGATCTLPTAGGITGPATVTRIADTGFTLTTQAGHPEGQGRILNIRFDTVTNPTTAEPAVVFTDDTQRSAYVGSDKTWVRLIVEAFGETSSSRVAGPFISDHVGTQVFSEFASTLRTSLPTSTTVYAPVTP
- a CDS encoding IS110 family transposase translates to MTYRYVIGMDVGKYFHHACVLDEHGTQVLSKQVNQHEKSLRDLFASFIDKVDQSHDVLVVVDQPNNIGRLTVAIAESMGTTVRYLPGLAMRQLSRIHVGNAKTDVRDAYVIAHAGLNLPESLRMVDRVDEVFLKLKALNGIDEDLARAYTRLINQIRSALVGTYPEFERVLRGQVIHRKWILQLLAKYGGPTKIRRLGTSRVNAFARRHRARNPEAIVDAMFAAFTSQTVQIPGAEYAELGVAMSATDALAKKEHRKKIEDHVLALIQDIPHTEILLSMPGIGPKSAAQILMTVGDMSDFPSAAHLASYAGLSPRTNQSGTSIMSNSLNRAGNKKLKNALWQSSFASIRFHERSRQFYERKRKQGKRHNAAVVALSRRRLNVLFAMMRNGELYREITPEVIAAA
- a CDS encoding RNA polymerase sigma factor, yielding MSQHRSSQHERDAAVTDLALRAAAGDRGALTEFIAATHDDVWRLLAHLADTDRADDLTQETYLRVLSALPRFAARSSARTWILSLARRVWVDNIRHEMARPRSTGAELQDVAQTSVSPQTTGGSAWAEWVDTRALIDQLDEQRREALILTQMLGYSYEEASHIANVRVGTIRSRVARARADLVEMATVAKQQPRAASSS
- a CDS encoding TIGR01777 family oxidoreductase, which encodes MFNAYTTGLATKLRSTTQFHHTLPYTAQQLWDYHSRPGVVARLTPGYSRMKVIKQADNLRDGLTVFDLPAPPLTWNGQHDPAAFEDGHQFRDVCKTPGLGALSGWTHTHIFSDATPGPTTPSPQITNLFESGAGSATITDKITTNLPAFLATRALRPVFSYRQHQLQQDLQRGEELAALAPQPLTVAVSGASGLVGTQVCAMLNQLGHKVIELSRHAQHDSATVRAWNPNSPSPNLLRDVDVLIHLAGHPIAGRFTEDHLDKVEGSRVGPTQKLAQLVAETDSIITFVCASAVGFYGHTRPNEVDELAGVGEGRLAGVVKKWEEATHVATAAGKRVVNVRSGLVIAGGSPLVDLLQLNVRIGGGKLGSGRQHFAWIAIDDAVDIYIRAALDEKLRGPVNAVAPEIVTNAQFTRQLAKVGGGFPLIPVPKVAPKLLLGEDGARELALADQNVVPNVLLDLGHRFRYPTVRSALRHELLRERLLG